From Medicago truncatula cultivar Jemalong A17 chromosome 7, MtrunA17r5.0-ANR, whole genome shotgun sequence, a single genomic window includes:
- the LOC11435688 gene encoding uncharacterized protein, which produces MSSDLSGILPRVLIVSRRTLRKNKFVDFVGEYHLDLIVGYGAVPVIVPRVSGVHMLLDSFEPIHGVLLCEGEDIDPSWYEEDTSCLSQEELEEIRRLHVSDTSIDKEKDSIELALAKLCLERNIPYLGICRGSQLLNVACGGTLYQDIGKELSNKGLEESEMVMHINYDDYDGHRHEVKVVENTPLHHWFKDSLEDDKMDILVNSYHHQGVKRLAQRFVPMAFAPDGLIEGFYDPDAYNPEEGKFIMGLQFHPERMRKADSDEFDYPGCPFAYQEFVKAVVAYQKRLNTSVQKPLKLNKEMENKRKSIVRSFSLAKDLYNHGLGMSSTKESELQEGAEFLESNTALSVQQEKRLKQMGATVRNAGSYIERLRQNEEREKMARSVMGKMSMEQLSELLSFYHTMGQICSEVLEKKIHDIVNDVSLFSPKKTVTDIENRRSHLRLVEDILENTTTNPLGSNLKTVTETILESSVLEMEQGLGIDVCFLSHALSLCGSKRDFYGGIQYHCLAIRIGFIANVYVGSSLISLYSRCGLLGDAYRVFDEMSVRNVVSWTAIIAGFAQEWRVDMCLELFRRMRGLELKPNYFTYTSLLSACMGSGALGHGRGVHCQIIQMGFHCYLHVENALIAMYSKCGVIVDALYIFENMVSKDVVTWNSMIVGYAHHGLAEEAFSLFDEMIKQGVNPDAVTFLGILSSCRHGGLVKEGQVYFSSMVDHGLQPELDHYSCIVDLLGRAGLLLEALDFIQNMPVCPNAVIWGSLLSSSRLHGNVWIGIRAAESRLSLEPGCSSTLLQLANLYASVGWWNQVARVRQLMKDKGLKPNPGCSWIEVKNKVHRFESQDKSNSRMNGILLIMDSLGQKQRKNAFWSVKHLSWMTGNSRSNASNMYFAKFLENPSFESYTCIYNVVVAGILVLCSLRMPSLFIILHFLQFIILLKLIQIPLCLSTNEGCENLFNCGNIKQIGFPFWGEDRPKECGHPLLNLNCTNNTSYITINEVKYNVLEAKPDEHTLRITKEDYLQGLCPTKLVNTTLDPDLFVYGPDYNNLTLFYGCPPSITFPLNGRFLCPSNGYSDEFVYTWFGYNLDPQAFSCRESMVVPVLNSLIAVGDLTRIRSAIGGEFVVRWIAGIQDCEKCQKSGGFCGYNWTSRQTTCYCGDQPCSNEPPQSQESPSSDCNEAFECGSSSITNLKYPFWGNNREERCGSVSDPNMELTCEESVPKITINDVKYRILEWDNTTQKLTVARDDYWGGICTVSVSVSDKPNNSTFESADQFQPYGSVSSQLNLLYNCDTTVLNVVYSANCGGNIEVVYTLSDPRSLSLTCNLSVIIAIPISVTRITNLDDINEALQGGFDLRWMGNYADCQRCVDSGGACGNNGTEFRCFCNDGAYTDICGSRKAPTSIFICINSILLVYFKTHQTHINLAKSYFSVQILCFSTNPFLLKMQLLHPSIFSFLITTIILIKIPTSSCADNLQQYNKCSSLFDCANLKNLRYPFWGSSRPQYCGHPSFELQCKDELASITIMSQNYKILEVSDSDHRLKVVRTDYWNNVCPTSLKNTTLDCTFFDYGSDSHNLTLYYDCPHTPFLMPDSFSPQFNCSINGTQMVNYFMLESVADNAESLDSFSETLRTCKSRVVVPFLESEAERVATNSSVENLKDVIDNGFGVEWNANNSLCHECQSSGGHCGYESSSREFTCFCKDGSFPHSCSSGNKIMLSLSLSSPIITFIIFFIFYLRHTTSLPSHASLSSCNNTTFNCGHITKLSYPFTGGDRPSYCGPPQFHLNCKNNVPELNISSVSYRVLQVNSVTHSLTLARLDLWNETCTHHYVNSTFGGTSFSNGLGNSKITLFYGCQPTSLFTEKPHNLFYCDSNGYKNNSYTLIGPFPLDPVLKFVQCDYGVGVPILEEQANRFAGNRSLLREVLMEGFNVNYNNPFENDCLECISSGGQQCGFDSDENEHICICGNGLCPSGNSSTNGGLIGGVVGGVAALCLLGFVACFVVRRRRKNAKKPISNDLYMPPSSTTSGTNTGTLTSTTNSSQSIPSYPSSKTSTMPKSFYFGVQVFTYEELEEATNNFHTSKELGEGGFGTVYKGDLKDGRVVAVKRHYESNFKRVAQFMNEVEILARLRHKNLVTLYGCTSKHSRELLLVYEYISNGTVADHLHGDRSSSCLLPWSVRLDIALETAEALAYLHASDVMHRDVKSNNILLDEKFHVKVADFGLSRLFPNDVTHVSTAPQGTPGYVDPEYYQCYQLTDKSDVYSFGVVLVELISSLQAVDITRHRNDVNLANMAVNKIQSQELYDLVDPNLGYEKDNSVKRMTTAVAELAFRCLQQQRDLRPSMDEIVEVLRAIKSDEPETQESKVLDVVVRTDELVLLKKGPYPTSPDSVAEKWVSGSSTSTSS; this is translated from the exons ATGTCTTCTGACCTATCTGGCATTCTCCCTCGTGTTCTAATAGTTTCTAGACGAACCCTTCGCAAGAACAAGTTCGTTGATTTTGTTG gTGAATATCACCTTGATCTTATAGTCGGTTATGGCGCGGTACCCGTCATAGTTCCACGTGTTTCCGGGGTCCACATGTTGTTAGATAGCTTTGAACCAATCCATGGTGTGCTTCTATGTGAAGGAGAAGACATTGATCCATCATGGTACGAGGAAGACACATCATGTCTTTCTCAAGAGGAATTAGAAGAAATAAGAAGACTACATGTGAGTGACACATCAATTGACAAAGAAAAAGATTCAATTGAATTAGCACTAGCCAAACTTTGTCTTGAAAGAAATATTCCTTACTTGGGAATTTGTAGAGGGTCACAACTCCTAAATGTGGCATGTGGAGGTACTTTATATCAAGATATAGGAAAAGAGCTTtcaaacaagggtttagaagaGAGTGAAATGGTGATGCATATTAactatgatgattatgatggtCATAGACATGAGgtaaaagttgttgaaaataCACCTTTGCATCATTGGTTTAAGGATTCTTTGGAAGATGATAAAATGGACATTTTGGTTAATAGCTATCATCATCAAGGTGTTAAGAGACTTGCACAGCGTTTTGTTCCAATGGCTTTTGCTCCTGATGGTTTGATTGAAGGGTTTTATGACCCTGATGCTTATAATCCAGAAGAGGGTAAGTTTATTATGGGATTGCAGTTTCATCCCGAGCGGATGAGGAAAGCTGATTCAGATGAATTTGATTATCCGGGATGCCCCTTTGCTTATCAG GAATTTGTAAAGGCAGTTGTTGCTTATCAGAAGAGGCTGAATACCTCTGTGCAAAAGCCTCTAAAACTTAATAAGGAAAtggaaaacaaaaggaaaagtaTAGTGCGTAGTTTCTCACTTGCAAAAGACCTCTACAATCATGGCCTTGGTATGAGCTCCACCAAAGAATCTGAGCTTCAAGAAGGGGCAGAGTTTCTAGAG TCAAATACAGCCTTGAGTGTGCAACAAGAGAAAAGGTTAAAGCAAATGGGTGCAACAGTTAGGAATGCTGGATCATACATAGAGAGACTGAGGCAGAAtgaggaaagagaaaaaatggCAAGAAGCGTGATGGGAAAAATGTCAATGGAACAATTATCAGAACTCTTGTCTTTCTATCACACTATGGGACAGATTTGTTCTgaagttttggagaaaaagatacATGACATTGTCAATGACGTTAGTTTAT TTTCCCCCAAAAAAACCGTCACTGATATCGAAAATCGTCGAAGTCATCTTAGGCTAGTTGAAGACATTCTAGAAAACACTACAACAAATCCTCTTGGTAGCAATTTGAAAACTGTTACTGAAACCATTCTTGAATCCTCTGTTCTAGAAATGGAACAAGGATTGGGAATTGATGTGTGTTTTTTGTCTCATGCTTTGAGTTTATGTGGGTCGAAGCGTGATTTTTATGGCGGTATTCAGTATCATTGTTTGGCAATAAGAATTGGGTTTATTGCTAATGTTTATGTTGGAAGCTCTTTGATAAGTTTGTATAGTAGATGTGGTTTGTTGGGTGATGCTTACcgtgtgtttgatgaaatgtctgTGAGAAATGTGGTTTCATGGACTGCGATTATTGCTGGGTTTGCGCAGGAATGGCGTGTTGATATGTGTTTGGAGCTTTTTCGTCGGATGAGGGGTTTGGAATTGAAGCCAAATTATTTTACTTATACGAGTCTGCTTAGTGCTTGTATGGGTAGTGGAGCACTTGGACATGGGAGAGGTGTTCATTGTCAGATAATTCAAATGGGTTTTCATTGTTATCTTCATGTTGAAAATGCTCTTATTGCTATGTATTCCAAATGTGGGGTAATTGTTGATGCTTTGTACATATTTGAAAACATGGTGAGTAAGGATGTTGTGACGTGGAATTCTATGATTGTTGGGTATGCGCATCATGGGCTTGCAGAAGAGGCATTTAGTCTCTTTGATGAGATGATAAAACAAGGTGTTAATCCAGATGCTGTGACTTTCCTTGGCATCTTATCCTCGTGTCGGCATGGAGGTCTTGTTAAAGAAGGTCAAGTTTACTTTAGTTCCATGGTTGATCATGGTTTGCAGCCAGAATTAGATCATTATTCTTGTATTGTAGATCTTCTTGGTCGGGCCGGTTTGCTTCTTGAGGCTCTTGATTTCATCCAAAATATGCCTGTTTGTCCTAACGCTGTGATATGGGGTTCCCTACTTTCTTCCTCTAGACTTCATGGAAATGTTTGGATTGGCATCCGAGCAGCCGAGAGCAGGTTATCGTTGGAACCAGGTTGCTCATCGACACTTCTACAGCTGGCAAATCTGTATGCTAGTGTTGGTTGGTGGAATCAAGTTGCAAGAGTGCGACAATTGATGAAAGACAAAGGTCTAAAACCAAATCCTGGTTGCAGTTGGATTGAAGTTAAAAACAAAGTCCATAGATTTGAATCACAAGACAAGTCAAACAGCAGAATGAATGGCATTCTTTTGATAATGGATAGTCTG GGGCAGAAACAGAGAAAAAATGCTTTCTGGTCAGTGAAACATCTTTCGTGGATGACAGGAAATTCTAGAAGCAATGCAAGCAATATGTACTTTGCAAAATTTCTTGAAA ATCCTTCATTTGAGTCTTATACTTGCATATACAACGTTGTTGTTGCAGGAATTTTAGTTCTATGCTCTCTCAGAATGCCTTCCTTGTTTATTATCCTCCATTTTCTTCAGTTCATAATCCTTTTGAAACTGATTCAGATACCTTTATGTTTGAGCACAAATGAAGGTTGTGAGAATCTGTTTAATTGTggaaatataaaacaaattggTTTTCCTTTCTGGGGAGAGGATCGACCAAAAGAGTGTGGCCACCCTTTGTTGAATCTCAATTGCACAAACAATACCAGCTACATAACAATCAATGAAGTCAAGTATAATGTTTTAGAAGCCAAACCTGATGAACATACTTTGAGAATCACCAAAGAGGACTATTTGCAAGGACTATGTCCAACAAAACTTGTCAACACAACATTAGACCCCGACCTCTTTGTTTATGGTCCTGACTACAATAATCTTACACTCTTCTATGGTTGTCCACCTTCAATTACTTTCCCTTTGAACGGGCGCTTTCTATGTCCTTCAAATGGATATTCTGATGAATTTGTTTATACTTGGTTTGGGTATAATCTTGATCCTCAAGCTTTTTCATGCCGAGAAAGTATGGTTGTTCCAGTCTTGAATTCGTTGATTGCTGTTGGTGATTTGACTAGAATACGAAGTGCAATCGGAGGTGAATTTGTGGTGAGATGGATAGCTGGTATTCAAGATTGTGAGAAGTGTCAAAAATCAGGTGGATTTTGTGGTTATAACTGGACTTCAAGGCAAACAACCTGTTACTGTGGAGACCAACCTTGTTCTAATGAACCTCCACAATCTCAAGAATCTCCATCTTCAG ACTGCAACGAAGCTTTTGAATGCGGAAGTAGCAGCATCACAAACCTCAAGTATCCATTCTGGGGAAATAACAGAGAAGAGCGTTGTGGTAGTGTTTCTGATCCTAATATGGAGCTTACATGCGAAGAAAGTGTTCCAAAGATAACCATCAATGACGTCAAATACCGTATTCTTGAATGGGACAATACAACACAGAAACTCACAGTCGCTAGAGACGATTACTGGGGTGGTATTTGTACTGTGAGTGTGAGTGTGAGTGACAAGCCTAATAACAGCACATTTGAGAGCGCTGACCAGTTTCAACCTTATGGTAGTGTTTCTTCTCAACTAAATCTGTTATACAATTGTGATACAACTGTATTGAATGTGGTTTATAGTGCCAACTGCGGAGGTAATATTGAAGTTGTGTACACCCTTTCGGATCCTCGTTCGCTCTCACTCACATGCAATCTGAGTGTTATTATTGCGATTCCAATTTCGGTAACAAGAATTACAAATCTTGATGATATAAACGAAGCATTACAAGGCGGTTTTGATTTGAGGTGGATGGGAAATTATGCAGATTGCCAGAGGTGTGTTGATTCTGGTGGTGCGTGTGGCAACAATGGAACTGAATTCAGATGTTTCTGCAATGATGGAGCTTATACAGATATATGTGGTTCACGGAAGGCCCCAACCTCAA TTTTCATTTGCATCAATTCAATACTACTAGTATACTTTAAAACTCATCAAACTCACATCAACTTGGCAAAATCCTATTTCAGTGTCCAAATCCTTTGTTTCTCCACAAATCCATTTTTACTAAAGATGCAACTTCTTCATCCAAGCATCTTCTCATTCTTGATCACAaccataatcctaatcaaaatCCCAACATCATCTTGTGCTGATAATTTGCAGCAGTACAATAAATGCAGTTCTTTATTTGACTGTGCAAACCTAAAAAACTTGAGGTATCCTTTCTGGGGATCAAGTAGACCACAATATTGTGGCCACCCTTCTTTTGAGCTACAATGCAAAGATGAATTAGCAAGCATTACCATTATGtcacaaaattataaaattcttGAAGTCAGTGATTCAGATCATAGACTCAAAGTTGTTAGAACTGATTATTGGAACAATGTTTGTCCCACCAGCCTTAAAAACACAACATTAGATTGCACTTTCTTCGATTATGGTTCGGATTCTCATAATTTGACACTCTACTATGATTGTCCTCACACCCCATTTCTTATGCCAGATAGCTTTTCCCCGCAGTTTAACTGTAGTATAAATGGAACTCAAATggttaattattttatgttggaGAGCGTTGCTGATAATGCCGAGAGTTTGGATTCGTTTAGTGAGACACTGAGAACATGCAAATCTAGAGTGGTTGTTCCATTTTTGGAGTCAGAGGCTGAAAGGGTCGCAACAAATTCAAGTGTGGAAAATTTGAAGGATGTTATTGATAATGGTTTTGGGGTGGAGTGGAATGCAAATAATAGTTTGTGCCATGAGTGTCAAAGTTCTGGTGGACACTGTGGTTATGAGTCAAGTTCAAGGGAATTCACTTGCTTTTGCAAGGATGGATCCTTTCCACATTCATGTAGCTCAG GAAACAAAATTATGTTGTCCTTGTCCCTCTCTTCTCCCATCAtcaccttcatcatcttcttcatcttctatcTCCGTCATACGACATCTTTACCCTCTCATGCATCACTCTCTAGCTGCAACAACACCACCTTCAACTGTGGCCACATAACCAAACTTTCCTACCCTTTCACCGGTGGCGACCGTCCTTCCTACTGTGGGCCACCACAGTTTCACCTGAACTGCAAAAACAATGTTCCAGAGTTGAACATTTCCTCAGTTAGTTACCGAGTTCTTCAAGTCAACTCGGTAACTCATTCTCTCACCTTAGCAAGATTAGACCTTTGGAATGAAACATGCACCCATCATTATGTTAACTCAACTTTTGGTGGAACTAGCTTTAGCAACGGTTTGGGAAACAGTAAAATTACTTTGTTTTATGGGTGCCAACCCACTTCATTATTCACCGAAAAGCCACATAATTTGTTTTACTGTGATAGTAATGGATATAAGAACAATTCATATACTTTGATTGGTCCATTTCCTTTAGACCCAGTTCTTAAGTTTGTTCAATGTGATTATGGTGTTGGGGTGCCAATTCTTGAAGAGCAAGCTAATAGGTTTGCTGGTAATCGTTCTTTGCTTAGGGAGGTTTTGATGGAAGGGTTTAATGTGAATTATAACAACCCTTTTGAGAATGATTGTCTTGAGTGTATTAGTTCTGGTGGCCAACAATGTGGGTTTGATTCTGATGAAAACGAACATATTTGTATTTGTGGTAATGGGTTGTGTCCTTCAG GTAATAGCTCTACCAATGGCGGTCTAATAG GTGGCGTAGTTGGAGGAGTTGCAGCTCTTTGCCTTCTTggctttgttgcatgctttgtGGTGCGGCGAAGGAGGAAAAATGCCAAGAAACCAATAAGCAATGACCTGTACATGCCTCCTTCAAGCACTACCTCAGGCACAAACACCGGCACTCTAACCTCCACCACTAATTCGTCTCAGAGTATTCCTTCTTACCCCTCTTCCAAAACCAGCACAATGCCAAAGAGTTTCTACTTTGGTGTCCAGGTATTTACCTATGAAGAACTAGAAGAAGCTACTAACAATTTCCACACTTCTAAAGAACTTGGAGAGGGAGGTTTCGGCACTGTTTACAAAG GTGATCTCAAAGATGGACGCGTGGTTGCAGTTAAACGCCATTACGAAAGCAATTTTAAACGTGTGGCGCAATTCATGAATGAAGTTGAGATTCTAGCACGCTTAAGGCATAAGAACCTGGTGACACTCTATGGATGCACCTCCAAACATAGCAGAGAGCTTCTCCTTGTTTATGAATACATATCAAATGGAACAGTAGCTGATCATCTTCATGGGGACCGATCAAGCTCCTGTTTGCTTCCTTGGTCTGTAAGATTGGACATTGCATTAGAAACAGCTGAGGCACTAGCCTATCTCCATGCATCGGATGTCATGCACCGTGATGTTAAATCGAATAACATTCTCCTAGACGAAAAATTCCATGTTAAGGTTGCTGATTTCGGTCTTTCAAGGTTGTTTCCGAACGATGTCACACATGTATCAACAGCTCCACAAGGAACACCTGGTTATGTTGATCCTGAGTACTATCAGTGTTACCAACTCACAGACAAAAGTGATGTTTATAGCTTCGGCGTAGTCTTGGTCGAGCTTATATCATCATTACAAGCCGTGGATATTACCAGGCATCGCAACGATGTGAACTTAGCTAACATGGCCGTCAATAAAATTCAGAGCCAAGAATTGTATGATTTGGTTGATCCTAATCTTGGATATGAAAAGGACAATTCTGTGAAGAGGATGACAACAGCAGTGGCTGAATTGGCATTT
- the LOC11435689 gene encoding pentatricopeptide repeat-containing protein At2g37320-like: protein MDTFKMSTTLSFLARNMLPTFHHKNQIFRPFSFYRLGPKNTNKDLTNALRILKLVSPKKTVTDIENRRSHLRLVEDILENTTTNPLGSNLKTVTETILESSVLEMEQGLGIDVCFLSHALSLCGSKRDFYGGIQYHCLAIRIGFIANVYVGSSLISLYSRCGLLGDAYRVFDEMSVRNVVSWTAIIAGFAQEWRVDMCLELFRRMRGLELKPNYFTYTSLLSACMGSGALGHGRGVHCQIIQMGFHCYLHVENALIAMYSKCGVIVDALYIFENMVSKDVVTWNSMIVGYAHHGLAEEAFSLFDEMIKQGVNPDAVTFLGILSSCRHGGLVKEGQVYFSSMVDHGLQPELDHYSCIVDLLGRAGLLLEALDFIQNMPVCPNAVIWGSLLSSSRLHGNVWIGIRAAESRLSLEPGCSSTLLQLANLYASVGWWNQVARVRQLMKDKGLKPNPGCSWIEVKNKVHRFESQDKSNSRMNGILLIMDSLVDHMSGLSLQFQISEEENIWISQ from the coding sequence ATGGATACCTTTAAAATGTCCACAACACTCTCGTTCCTTGCAAGGAACATGTTACCAacatttcatcacaaaaatcaaatctttaGGCCTTTCTCTTTCTACAGATTAGGAcccaaaaatacaaacaaagacTTAACTAACGCTCTTAGAATCCTTAAATTAGTTTCCCCCAAAAAAACCGTCACTGATATCGAAAATCGTCGAAGTCATCTTAGGCTAGTTGAAGACATTCTAGAAAACACTACAACAAATCCTCTTGGTAGCAATTTGAAAACTGTTACTGAAACCATTCTTGAATCCTCTGTTCTAGAAATGGAACAAGGATTGGGAATTGATGTGTGTTTTTTGTCTCATGCTTTGAGTTTATGTGGGTCGAAGCGTGATTTTTATGGCGGTATTCAGTATCATTGTTTGGCAATAAGAATTGGGTTTATTGCTAATGTTTATGTTGGAAGCTCTTTGATAAGTTTGTATAGTAGATGTGGTTTGTTGGGTGATGCTTACcgtgtgtttgatgaaatgtctgTGAGAAATGTGGTTTCATGGACTGCGATTATTGCTGGGTTTGCGCAGGAATGGCGTGTTGATATGTGTTTGGAGCTTTTTCGTCGGATGAGGGGTTTGGAATTGAAGCCAAATTATTTTACTTATACGAGTCTGCTTAGTGCTTGTATGGGTAGTGGAGCACTTGGACATGGGAGAGGTGTTCATTGTCAGATAATTCAAATGGGTTTTCATTGTTATCTTCATGTTGAAAATGCTCTTATTGCTATGTATTCCAAATGTGGGGTAATTGTTGATGCTTTGTACATATTTGAAAACATGGTGAGTAAGGATGTTGTGACGTGGAATTCTATGATTGTTGGGTATGCGCATCATGGGCTTGCAGAAGAGGCATTTAGTCTCTTTGATGAGATGATAAAACAAGGTGTTAATCCAGATGCTGTGACTTTCCTTGGCATCTTATCCTCGTGTCGGCATGGAGGTCTTGTTAAAGAAGGTCAAGTTTACTTTAGTTCCATGGTTGATCATGGTTTGCAGCCAGAATTAGATCATTATTCTTGTATTGTAGATCTTCTTGGTCGGGCCGGTTTGCTTCTTGAGGCTCTTGATTTCATCCAAAATATGCCTGTTTGTCCTAACGCTGTGATATGGGGTTCCCTACTTTCTTCCTCTAGACTTCATGGAAATGTTTGGATTGGCATCCGAGCAGCCGAGAGCAGGTTATCGTTGGAACCAGGTTGCTCATCGACACTTCTACAGCTGGCAAATCTGTATGCTAGTGTTGGTTGGTGGAATCAAGTTGCAAGAGTGCGACAATTGATGAAAGACAAAGGTCTAAAACCAAATCCTGGTTGCAGTTGGATTGAAGTTAAAAACAAAGTCCATAGATTTGAATCACAAGACAAGTCAAACAGCAGAATGAATGGCATTCTTTTGATAATGGATAGTCTGGTAGACCACATGAGTGGTTTAAGCCTTCAGTTTCAGATTTCTGAGGAGGAAAATATTTGGATTTCACAATGA